The Corallococcus soli genome has a window encoding:
- a CDS encoding RrF2 family transcriptional regulator has product MHLTLHADYALRVLMYLAARSDTPSSTQEMADAYRISKHHLVRVVQTLGQQGWVEVRPGRSGGVLLAKAPGDIRLGKVVRAAEPDFHLVECFDRERNTCPIAPACGLKGVLAEARDAFLATLDKYTLEDLLRRSKPGLVELFFPAATSEG; this is encoded by the coding sequence TTGCACCTGACCCTTCACGCCGACTACGCGCTGCGCGTCCTCATGTACCTGGCCGCGCGCTCCGACACGCCGTCGTCCACCCAGGAGATGGCGGACGCCTACCGCATCTCCAAGCACCACCTGGTGCGCGTGGTGCAGACGCTGGGACAGCAGGGCTGGGTGGAGGTGCGGCCGGGGCGCTCCGGCGGCGTTCTGCTGGCGAAGGCCCCGGGGGACATCCGCCTGGGCAAGGTGGTGCGCGCGGCCGAGCCGGACTTCCACCTGGTGGAGTGCTTCGACCGGGAGCGCAACACCTGTCCCATCGCGCCGGCCTGCGGCCTCAAGGGCGTGCTGGCGGAGGCCCGCGACGCGTTCCTGGCCACGCTAGACAAGTACACGCTGGAAGACCTGTTGCGGCGCTCCAAGCCGGGCCTGGTCGAACTCTTCTTCCCCGCGGCCACGTCGGAGGGCTGA
- a CDS encoding protein kinase domain-containing protein, translating into MTKRDTGRGGMNTGASDAARSGVGTGHGTGRGTGTGGSRRAPEDVPPVPQVGRYLLLRKLGQGGMGVVYAAYDPDLDRKVALKLLHPNHQRESEEARSRLMREAQAMARVSHPNVIPVFDVGIWGDQVFVAMELVDGGTLGTWLKESKRSWSEVLERYLQAGRGLQAAHDAGLVHRDFKPANVLVSRAGRVYVTDFGLARQVGDAPEAATSPEEAEVLQAADRRMLETTLTEAGLLVGTPNYMSPEQFRGTTLDARTDQFSFCAALYGALFGTRPFDPGSLRAYASSSRGVEAEGTQSLGGTAPLTAPGPTAPPPVLIREPPRDTKVPAWVRQAVLRGLSLDADARFTSMRTLLDALSQEQRHGQRRRWVTATGAMAATLAVAGGVAWQQSQVCADAGALMDDVWTPDAKARLESAFRATGKPFAEAMAFRTVQVLEHYAGAWKQQRVLACEQTRVQGVVPEDQLDRQVVCLERRRKDLRSTVDLLASADAALVEKAVDVAHALPALHDCEDVGSLAEQQRRPSDPALRETIDQLEGRLSEVRAQVDAGRYPAALAAVTPLEAPVLATGFLPLRAELRFHQGWLQEQLGDSPAASTLLSRAVFDAEAGRADRLKVAILNKLLYVEDGLKHFDPAANWGQLAEATLQRLGGEPVLEADVKVNQANLAASQDHLEDAVARLSEARALYEKALPPQHPKRARTLFLLGRMTLAAGKPTEALALLEESLKQTEAAVGPLHPDMARRHVLLSLALREAKEDARALPHARAAADILKAVHGADSPWYADALDEVGMCQLGMKRYDDALKTYEQALALKRKALPADDEGLQPSYDGVGQALLGLGRARDSVAPLQQAVSFASAPADALAESGFALARALYQAGRPPEARGEATRARGRFTEAGMDERVGEVDSWLKSLPTEAARPPARKPPRSRRR; encoded by the coding sequence ATGACCAAGAGAGACACCGGCAGGGGCGGAATGAACACGGGCGCTTCGGACGCCGCGCGCTCGGGCGTGGGCACGGGGCATGGAACCGGGCGGGGGACGGGGACTGGCGGCTCACGCCGGGCCCCGGAGGACGTGCCGCCCGTTCCCCAGGTGGGGCGCTACCTGCTGCTGCGCAAGCTGGGGCAGGGCGGCATGGGCGTGGTGTACGCCGCCTATGATCCGGACCTGGACCGCAAGGTGGCGCTCAAGCTCCTGCACCCGAACCACCAGCGGGAGTCGGAGGAGGCCCGCTCCCGGCTGATGCGCGAAGCGCAGGCCATGGCGCGCGTCTCCCATCCCAACGTCATCCCCGTCTTCGACGTGGGCATCTGGGGCGACCAGGTCTTCGTCGCGATGGAGCTGGTGGACGGCGGCACGCTGGGCACCTGGCTGAAGGAATCCAAGCGCTCGTGGAGCGAGGTGCTGGAGCGCTACCTCCAGGCCGGCCGGGGGCTCCAGGCCGCGCACGACGCGGGGCTCGTGCACCGCGACTTCAAGCCCGCCAACGTGCTGGTGAGCCGCGCGGGCCGCGTCTACGTGACGGACTTCGGGCTGGCGCGGCAGGTGGGCGACGCGCCGGAAGCGGCGACGTCGCCGGAGGAGGCGGAGGTCCTCCAGGCCGCGGACCGGCGGATGCTGGAGACGACGCTCACCGAGGCGGGCCTCCTCGTGGGTACGCCCAACTACATGTCCCCGGAGCAGTTCCGGGGCACGACGCTGGACGCGCGCACGGACCAGTTCAGCTTCTGCGCCGCGCTCTACGGTGCCCTCTTCGGCACGCGCCCCTTCGACCCGGGCAGCCTGAGGGCGTACGCGTCCTCCAGCCGGGGCGTGGAGGCGGAGGGCACGCAGTCGCTGGGGGGCACCGCGCCCCTGACGGCGCCGGGCCCCACCGCGCCGCCGCCCGTGCTCATCCGCGAGCCGCCGCGCGACACGAAGGTGCCCGCGTGGGTGCGGCAGGCGGTGCTGCGCGGCCTGTCGCTGGACGCGGACGCCCGCTTCACCTCCATGCGGACCCTGCTGGACGCGCTCTCCCAGGAGCAGCGCCACGGCCAGCGCAGGCGCTGGGTGACGGCGACGGGCGCGATGGCCGCCACGCTCGCGGTGGCCGGGGGCGTGGCGTGGCAGCAGTCCCAGGTGTGCGCGGACGCCGGGGCCCTGATGGACGACGTCTGGACGCCGGACGCGAAGGCGCGGCTGGAGTCCGCCTTCCGCGCCACCGGCAAGCCCTTCGCGGAGGCCATGGCCTTCCGCACCGTGCAGGTGCTGGAGCACTACGCGGGCGCGTGGAAGCAGCAGCGCGTCCTGGCGTGCGAGCAGACGCGCGTGCAGGGCGTCGTTCCGGAGGACCAGCTTGATCGGCAGGTGGTGTGCCTGGAGCGGCGCCGCAAGGATTTGCGCTCCACGGTGGACCTGCTGGCCAGCGCGGACGCGGCGCTGGTGGAGAAGGCCGTGGACGTGGCGCACGCGCTGCCCGCGCTCCACGACTGCGAGGACGTGGGCTCGCTGGCCGAACAGCAGCGCCGGCCCTCCGACCCCGCCCTGCGCGAGACGATTGATCAACTGGAGGGGAGGCTGTCGGAGGTCCGCGCGCAGGTGGACGCGGGGCGCTACCCCGCGGCGCTCGCGGCGGTAACGCCCCTGGAGGCCCCGGTGCTGGCCACGGGCTTCCTGCCGCTGCGCGCGGAGCTGCGCTTCCACCAGGGCTGGCTCCAGGAGCAGCTGGGGGACTCGCCCGCGGCCTCGACGCTCCTGTCGCGCGCCGTGTTCGACGCGGAGGCGGGCCGGGCGGACCGGCTGAAGGTCGCCATCCTCAACAAGCTCCTCTACGTGGAGGACGGGCTGAAGCACTTCGACCCGGCGGCGAACTGGGGACAGCTCGCGGAGGCCACCCTCCAGCGGCTGGGCGGGGAGCCGGTGCTGGAGGCCGACGTGAAGGTGAACCAGGCCAACCTCGCCGCGTCCCAGGACCACCTGGAGGACGCCGTCGCGCGGCTGTCGGAGGCGCGGGCCCTCTATGAGAAGGCCCTGCCGCCCCAGCACCCCAAGCGCGCGCGGACGCTCTTCCTGCTGGGCCGGATGACGCTCGCGGCGGGCAAGCCGACGGAGGCCCTGGCGCTCCTGGAGGAGTCGCTGAAGCAGACCGAGGCGGCGGTGGGCCCGCTCCACCCGGACATGGCGCGCCGGCACGTCCTGCTGTCCCTGGCCCTGCGCGAAGCGAAGGAGGACGCCCGGGCGCTGCCCCATGCCCGGGCGGCGGCGGACATCCTCAAGGCCGTCCACGGCGCGGACAGCCCCTGGTACGCGGATGCGCTGGACGAGGTGGGCATGTGCCAGCTTGGGATGAAGCGCTACGACGACGCCCTGAAGACCTACGAGCAGGCCCTGGCGCTCAAGCGCAAGGCGCTGCCCGCGGACGACGAGGGGCTCCAGCCCTCCTATGACGGGGTGGGGCAGGCGCTGCTGGGCCTGGGCCGGGCGCGTGATTCGGTGGCACCGCTCCAGCAGGCGGTGTCCTTCGCGTCCGCGCCCGCGGATGCGCTGGCGGAGTCGGGCTTCGCGTTGGCGCGCGCGCTGTACCAGGCGGGCCGTCCGCCGGAGGCCCGGGGCGAGGCCACCCGGGCCCGGGGGCGCTTCACCGAGGCGGGGATGGACGAGCGCGTGGGGGAGGTGGACTCGTGGCTGAAGTCCCTGCCGACCGAGGCCGCGCGCCCGCCTGCCCGCAAGCCCCCCCGCTCACGGCGGCGGTGA
- a CDS encoding group I truncated hemoglobin, producing the protein MSSVYEQIGGEPAMAAAVELFYRKVLGDERISHFFETVDMERQAAKQKAFLTMVCGGPANYTGKDMREGHRPLVQRGLNDMHFNAVAGHLKETLEELGVPAELVGKVMAVAEGARADVLNR; encoded by the coding sequence ATGTCGAGCGTGTACGAGCAGATTGGTGGAGAGCCGGCGATGGCGGCGGCGGTGGAGCTCTTCTACCGGAAGGTGCTGGGCGACGAGCGCATCAGCCACTTCTTCGAGACCGTGGACATGGAGCGCCAGGCCGCGAAGCAGAAGGCCTTCCTGACGATGGTGTGCGGTGGCCCCGCGAACTACACCGGCAAGGACATGCGGGAGGGCCACCGGCCGCTGGTCCAGCGCGGCTTGAATGACATGCACTTCAACGCCGTGGCGGGGCACCTCAAGGAAACGCTGGAGGAGCTGGGCGTGCCCGCGGAGCTGGTGGGGAAGGTGATGGCGGTCGCGGAAGGCGCTCGCGCGGACGTGCTGAACCGCTGA
- a CDS encoding YbhB/YbcL family Raf kinase inhibitor-like protein: MKLNPYDALPKVPSFTVTSTDVRDGETLATAQLSGIFGAGGKDVSPQLSWSGFPEGTKSFVVTVYDPDAPTASGFWHWAVVNLPRATTSLPTDAGTEDGKKLPAGAFQLRNDGGVARYIGAAPPPGHGAHRYFIVVHAVDVESLDVPKDASPGLLGFNLFSHTLARATLVGTYGR, encoded by the coding sequence ATGAAGCTCAACCCCTACGACGCATTGCCGAAGGTGCCCTCCTTCACCGTCACCAGCACCGACGTGCGCGACGGCGAGACGCTGGCCACCGCGCAGCTCAGCGGCATCTTTGGCGCGGGCGGCAAGGACGTGTCACCGCAGTTGTCCTGGAGCGGCTTCCCGGAGGGCACGAAGAGCTTCGTCGTCACCGTCTACGACCCGGACGCGCCCACCGCGAGCGGCTTCTGGCACTGGGCCGTGGTCAACCTGCCCCGCGCCACCACCAGCCTGCCCACCGACGCGGGCACCGAGGACGGCAAGAAGCTGCCCGCCGGCGCCTTCCAGCTCCGCAACGACGGCGGCGTCGCGCGCTACATCGGCGCCGCGCCTCCGCCGGGCCATGGCGCGCACCGCTACTTCATCGTCGTGCACGCCGTGGACGTGGAGTCGCTCGACGTGCCGAAGGACGCCTCGCCCGGCCTGCTGGGCTTCAACCTCTTCAGCCACACGCTCGCGCGCGCCACGCTCGTCGGCACCTACGGGCGCTGA
- a CDS encoding DcrB-related protein gives MALPRFIRHGPLRVALPEGWFDASHIVAVGPEEDGFRANLVVSLEPAVPHETLEQFAARMLEGVRGAQDFRQVSQKKATLGANAGVLREYTFRMEALSLAQLQFHVLREQVGFTFTYTQLANRLAATRPEAEALLASVTLDSVAELSLRPTLRA, from the coding sequence ATGGCCCTCCCCAGGTTCATCCGCCACGGTCCCCTGCGCGTCGCCCTGCCGGAAGGCTGGTTCGACGCCAGCCACATCGTGGCGGTGGGCCCGGAGGAGGACGGCTTCCGCGCGAACCTCGTCGTGTCGCTGGAGCCCGCGGTCCCCCATGAGACGCTGGAGCAGTTCGCCGCGCGCATGCTGGAAGGCGTGCGCGGGGCGCAGGACTTCCGCCAGGTGTCGCAGAAGAAGGCGACGCTCGGCGCCAACGCGGGCGTGCTGCGCGAGTACACGTTCCGGATGGAGGCGCTGAGCCTCGCGCAGCTCCAGTTCCACGTGCTGCGCGAGCAGGTGGGCTTCACCTTCACGTACACCCAGCTCGCGAACCGGCTGGCCGCGACGCGCCCGGAGGCGGAGGCGCTGCTCGCGTCGGTGACGTTGGATTCGGTGGCGGAGCTGTCGCTGCGCCCCACGTTGCGCGCCTGA
- a CDS encoding 2Fe-2S iron-sulfur cluster-binding protein has product MAKVKHEAAWYPLEPEETVLDGLLRQGVNVPHSCRAGACQSCLMRAVEGTVPPASQVGLKDTLRARNYFLACACKLPADAALEVAGVRELRIPASIVALESLSPDVLSVRLETATPLDYRAGQYVSLVRADGLARSYSLASLPREGTLELHVRLIPGGAMSGWLARDVRPGERVEIQGPAGDCFYVPGQPEAPLLLAGTGTGLAPLYGIVRDALEAGHTGPIHLLHGARDPGGLYLVDRLREWAAWHPNVHYWPSVLAGGGGDIQEGTLEALVLARLPKRPTGWRAFLCGNAEGVLSLRKKLFLAGFSLKDIHADAFLPSAPPAGRVAGAA; this is encoded by the coding sequence ATGGCGAAGGTGAAACACGAAGCCGCGTGGTACCCACTGGAGCCCGAGGAGACGGTGCTGGACGGGCTCCTGCGGCAGGGCGTGAACGTGCCCCACTCGTGCCGGGCAGGGGCCTGCCAGTCCTGCCTGATGCGGGCCGTGGAGGGCACCGTGCCCCCGGCCTCGCAGGTCGGGCTCAAGGACACGCTCCGGGCCCGCAACTACTTCCTCGCGTGCGCCTGCAAGCTGCCGGCGGACGCCGCGCTGGAGGTGGCCGGAGTCCGCGAGCTGCGCATCCCCGCGAGCATCGTCGCGTTGGAGTCGCTGTCGCCGGACGTGCTGTCGGTGCGCCTGGAGACGGCGACGCCACTCGACTACCGCGCGGGACAGTACGTCTCCCTGGTGCGCGCGGACGGACTCGCGCGCAGCTACTCCCTGGCGAGCCTGCCCCGCGAAGGCACCCTGGAGCTTCATGTGCGGCTCATCCCCGGGGGCGCCATGAGCGGCTGGCTCGCCCGGGACGTGCGACCCGGTGAACGCGTGGAGATCCAGGGCCCGGCGGGGGACTGCTTCTACGTGCCCGGGCAGCCGGAGGCCCCCCTGTTGCTGGCGGGCACGGGCACGGGGCTCGCGCCCCTGTATGGGATTGTCCGGGACGCGCTGGAGGCCGGCCACACGGGGCCCATCCACCTGCTCCACGGGGCGAGGGACCCGGGGGGCCTGTACCTCGTGGACCGGCTGCGTGAGTGGGCCGCCTGGCACCCGAACGTCCACTACTGGCCGAGCGTGCTGGCCGGCGGCGGTGGGGACATCCAGGAAGGAACGCTGGAGGCGCTCGTGCTCGCCCGCCTCCCGAAGCGGCCCACCGGTTGGCGAGCGTTCCTCTGCGGCAACGCCGAAGGGGTGCTATCCCTGCGCAAGAAGCTCTTCCTGGCGGGGTTCTCGCTGAAGGACATCCACGCGGATGCCTTCCTGCCGAGCGCGCCGCCAGCAGGGCGTGTCGCTGGAGCCGCCTGA
- a CDS encoding GlsB/YeaQ/YmgE family stress response membrane protein, which translates to MGLEAILLWAVIGLIAGWLASAVVGGGYGVVGDIVVGVVGAFLGGFIFRALGTSAPFGGIAGTIFVAFIGAVVLLLILRAIRSATVRRA; encoded by the coding sequence ATGGGCTTGGAAGCAATCCTGTTGTGGGCGGTCATCGGCCTCATCGCGGGGTGGCTCGCGTCCGCGGTGGTGGGTGGCGGTTACGGCGTGGTGGGCGACATCGTGGTGGGCGTGGTCGGCGCGTTCCTGGGCGGCTTCATCTTCCGGGCGCTCGGCACGAGTGCTCCGTTCGGTGGCATCGCGGGCACCATCTTCGTGGCGTTCATCGGAGCGGTGGTGTTGCTGTTGATCCTGAGGGCCATCCGCTCGGCCACGGTCCGAAGAGCCTGA
- a CDS encoding sigma 54-interacting transcriptional regulator: MVLRVLSGAEAGKAHALKQGTYVLGKAPTCDIVLSDKAVSRQHLRLEVHDEHVLATDLGSHNGSFVDGLRFSAMELRPGSVFTLGTTELKLVPEDTRDRSVTLSSKDRFGALVGNSRKMREAFTLLERLAPGGADVLIHGETGTGKDLCAEAIHQQSPRAKGPFVIVDLAGVPSTLIESELFGHVKGSFTGAQADRAGAFERAQNGTVFLDEIGELPLELQPRLLRVLERRQVKRVGGNDYFTVNMRVVAASHVNLEQAVQQGKFRRDLFHRLAVLRVTLPALRERPDDIPLLIDSMLKQMGRPPSALSDQTRALLLQYPWPGNVRELRNVVEQVVNLGEEALPDLEPPTDGTRKGAELDLPFKEAKEHLIEVFERDYLKNLIERCEGNISRAAREADIDRVYLRKLLRKHGLDPAGDP; the protein is encoded by the coding sequence ATGGTGCTGCGGGTCCTGTCGGGCGCGGAGGCCGGCAAGGCGCACGCGCTCAAGCAGGGCACGTACGTGCTGGGCAAGGCCCCCACGTGCGACATCGTCCTGTCCGACAAGGCCGTCTCCCGGCAGCACCTGCGGCTGGAGGTGCACGACGAGCACGTGCTCGCCACGGACCTGGGCTCCCACAACGGCTCCTTCGTGGACGGCCTGCGCTTCAGCGCCATGGAGCTGCGCCCGGGCAGCGTCTTCACCCTGGGCACCACGGAGCTGAAGCTGGTGCCGGAGGACACGCGCGACCGCTCGGTGACGCTCTCCTCCAAGGACCGCTTCGGCGCGCTGGTGGGCAACAGCCGCAAGATGCGCGAGGCCTTCACGCTGCTGGAGCGCCTGGCGCCCGGCGGCGCGGACGTCCTCATCCACGGGGAGACGGGCACCGGCAAGGACCTGTGCGCGGAGGCCATCCACCAGCAGAGCCCGCGCGCGAAGGGCCCCTTCGTCATCGTGGACCTGGCGGGCGTGCCCTCCACGCTCATCGAATCCGAGCTCTTCGGCCACGTGAAGGGCTCCTTCACCGGCGCCCAGGCCGACCGCGCCGGCGCCTTCGAGCGCGCCCAGAACGGCACCGTCTTCCTGGACGAGATTGGCGAGCTGCCCCTGGAGCTGCAGCCGCGCCTGCTGCGCGTGCTGGAGCGCCGGCAGGTGAAGCGCGTGGGCGGCAACGACTACTTCACGGTGAACATGCGCGTGGTGGCCGCCTCCCACGTCAACCTGGAGCAGGCCGTCCAGCAGGGGAAGTTCCGCCGCGACCTCTTCCACCGGCTCGCCGTGCTGCGCGTCACGCTGCCCGCGCTGCGCGAGCGCCCGGACGACATCCCCCTGCTCATCGACTCCATGCTCAAGCAGATGGGCCGGCCGCCCAGCGCCCTGTCCGACCAGACCCGCGCGCTGCTCCTCCAGTACCCCTGGCCCGGCAACGTGCGCGAGCTGCGCAACGTGGTGGAGCAGGTGGTGAACCTGGGCGAGGAGGCCCTGCCCGACCTGGAGCCGCCCACGGATGGGACGCGCAAGGGGGCGGAGCTGGACCTGCCCTTCAAGGAGGCCAAGGAGCACCTCATCGAGGTCTTCGAGCGCGACTACCTGAAGAACCTCATCGAGCGTTGCGAAGGCAACATCTCCCGGGCGGCCCGGGAGGCGGACATCGACCGTGTCTACCTGCGGAAACTTCTGCGGAAACATGGCCTGGACCCGGCGGGGGACCCTTAA